A genomic segment from Gavia stellata isolate bGavSte3 chromosome 6, bGavSte3.hap2, whole genome shotgun sequence encodes:
- the SAMD9L gene encoding sterile alpha motif domain-containing protein 9-like — translation MENANSEKNENSHSCQHIKQWTKEEVRQWATEVVKIDQKYAEILFNQDVTGFTLKLMTKADFVEMGIPHGPALQIMYFLKEHDILAKGSNQAMEQEGIEQSFHGEGEDGEIAKKECKKKYGSFNSSILQDSEMEPIEDRKAMKSADKENISEKPLSSSQHPTGKMCMPYPFDNFSDGTRYTQYNILNVPETGPLNLIDPAHEFKLLTNTEKALEEDVMMKFSNEVFRFAAACMNSRTNGTIHFGVRDNPHGEIVGIKVTKKEAYIDHFNKSIGKYFNKQYTSIAKACIREPRFVEVLLQNGTPSHMFVIEIDVVPQHCMCDTKYFSTYIYQYESKSWKKAVFIRDGASSKNIQNTKEFETFKGTLTSLADSRKRAEEEYNLKQKKSMNEGLKLVSLLTGNRDSLDSSYYDYYILVTNKCNPSQTSHLDFLQEIKWFAVLDFDFESEMNGVFKTYKKNRNAKLHFPDYYENKVGSVSEQAEKLKLHQETNWIFCNGGSDFKGNNELPLDPTSWQRDRAAGVRKMISFLSHKDVKQNGKFLIVFLLLSTVEDSADPLTETFVAFYQELKGLEYMVCICIGAGTYQRWKDLLHARGISEEALSNKCVSNLTLQMVNGTIIKLKSMTQSSERLLPSVGHSTILLKKQEDSMASLEILCENECKDTGIEKDADKFKNFLKKREEDFYRGGKVSWWNFYFSSENYTSDFIRRDSYEKLEHLILSSSNSANQSPVKIINLYHHPGCGGTTLAMHILWDLRKRFRCAVLKNKPSDFGTQLTTLLTCGANNDSGYLPVLLLVDDFEEQENVYFLQKEIQAAITEKCIRYVTPLVIILNCMRSQNPDESSTINFLNSISLKHMLSQKEQRAFDQKLKCIEKVHTNPENFYSFMIMKKNFDPKYIEKVVKNTLCNLNTASKPAQLVCYLTLLNSYVRTSTVSISLCEEFLGINSQEIGCSKDKLIEKMGICSNILIYNQVHKYTTYKGLRIIHPLIASHCLTELKLTYDLPKSEITLQLLKEDLFYKTSLKQDELTHDIQTLLITRQRKEHGDESDTLFSPLIEAIHREEKCGNVEYVLKEASARFEQNGYICQALARYFYIKERKFDSALYWAKEAKQRAQHNSYISDTLGQVFKSKLRYYVECKAKSTVLTAEELKHLLELAENASQAFRESQWQAENADNVQYSQHQKLKRKFQIYNTAGYQGEIETCLYVIDVLWHVPFFNKKDLQCRKNMTKYLSGNSVLNVDNPNTEGEMFKVLEHYSSFLCHLRSRLKRAFDFFENYFMFFKTQTNEKEIVDAKLYEKFQERFTKYTEIFCDFSFEQLKSTQVSKWSMSQYIEAYRDTVEASRAGSFSGILEYLHRNHRNADREIEDIVEAYAFLCEEDVQATLKDKQNLILANVVLNCIKPKSVKLHPSKVLRSLLLSILQEVKPTSQYVEPFFLASLLFWPQNRKELNEDSRKMETFVRRLSESFKKLYGTLCRSRQPLTLFYLAKGSGLNRFVHKGKIDQLFSSLSEQELNSLWQSGNIWKEQAVQDLLLPLDGRAEGNVIYVDYGSNETFRIPVQPVPSCLLKNGPNIEGVSFYLGFSIAGLLAYNIQSLSLKQ, via the coding sequence atggaaaatgcaaacagtgaaaaaaatgagaactCACATTCATGTCAACATATCAAACAGTGGACAAAAGAGGAAGTCAGACAATGGGCAACTGAAGTTGTTAAGATTGACCAGAAATACGCAGAAATCCTGTTTAACCAAGATGTGACTGGTTTTACTTTGAAACTGATGACTAAAGCAGATTTTGTGGAAATGGGCATACCTCATGGGCCTGCTCTTCAAATAATGTATTTCCTGAAAGAGCATGACATTCTAGCTAAAGGTTCAAACCAGGCTATGGAACAAGAAGGCATTGAACAGAGTTTTcatggagaaggagaagatggagAAATTGCAAAGAAAGAGTGCAAGAAGAAATATGGGTCATTTAATTCCAGTATACTGCAGGATTCTGAGATGGAGCCCatagaagacagaaaagcaatgaagtCAGCTGACAAAGAGAACATATCAGAGAAGCCACTGTCAAGCAGCCAGCACCCAACTGGAAAGATGTGTATGCCATATCCTTTTGACAATTTCAGTGATGGTACTCGATACACACAGTATAATATTCTTAATGTCCCTGAAACTGGGCCACTCAATCTCATTGATCCAGCACATGAATTCAAATTACTTACCAACACAGAGAAGGCACTAGAAGAGGATGTCATGATGAAATTTAGCAACGAAGTCTTTAGATTTGCTGCAGCCTGCATGAACTCCCGCACAAATGGCACTATTCATTTTGGAGTACGTGACAATCCACATGGGGAAATTGTAGGAATAAAAGTTACCAAGAAAGAAGCATACATTGACCATTTTAATAAATCCATCGGAAAGTACTTTAATAAGCAATATACTAGCATTGCAAAAGCTTGCATTAGAGAACCTAGATTTGTGGAAGTATTATTACAAAATGGAACCCCATCACATATGTTTGTCATTGAAATAGATGTGGTTCCCCAACACTGCATGTGtgatacaaaatatttctctacCTACATATACCAATATGAGAGTAAGAGTTGGAAAAAAGCTGTCTTCATCCGGGATGGAGCTAGTtccaaaaatattcaaaatacaaaagaatTTGAAACTTTTAAAGGTACCTTGACATCTTTAGCAGATTCTCGtaaaagagcagaggaagaatataacttaaagcaaaagaagtcaATGAATGAAGGACTAAAGCTAGTTAGTCTGCTCACAGGTAACAGGGACTCACTAGATAGTTCTTATTATGACTACTACATTTTGGTAACAAACAAGTGCAACCCAAGTCAAACTTCTCACTTAGactttttacaggaaataaaatggtttGCTGTGCTTGACTTCGATTTTGAATCAGAAATGAATGGTGTGTTCAagacttacaaaaaaaatcGAAATGCCAAACTTCACTTCCCAGATTATTATGAAAACAAGGTGGGTTCAGTTTCAGAACAAGCTGAAAAGCTGAAACTGCATCAGGAGACCAACTGGATTTTCTGCAATGGTGGATCAGACTTCAAAGGCAATAACGAACTACCATTAGATCCCACTTCGTGGCAACGAGACAGAGCTGCTGGTGTCAGAAAAatgatttcatttctttcacacAAAGATGTAAAGCAGAATGGAAAGTTTTTAAtagtgtttcttttgctttccacaGTGGAGGATTCAGCAGATCCCCTTACTGAGACTTTTGTGGCATTTTACCAAGAATTAAAGGGACTAGAATACATGGTCTGCATTTGCATTGGTGCAGGTACGTACCAGCGATGGAAAGATCTTCTGCATGCCAGAGGCATTAGTGAGGAAGCACTTTCAAACAAATGTGTTTCTAATTTAACCCTGCAAATGGTAAATGGTACcatcataaaattaaaatcaatgacACAGTCTTCTGAAAGACTTCTGCCCTCTGTTGGTCATTCTACCATTCTTCTAAAGAAGCAAGAAGACTCCATGGCATCATTAGAAATACTTTGtgaaaatgaatgcaaagaCACAGGAATAGAGAAGGATGcagacaaatttaaaaatttcctgAAAAAGCGGGAAGAAGATTTTTATCGAGGTGGTAAAGTATCATGGTggaatttctatttttcttctgaaaattataCTTCAGATTTTATCAGAAGGGACAGTTATGAAAAGCTTGAACACCTAATTCTGTCTTCATCTAACAGTGCTAATCAATCACCTGTAAAAATTATCAACCTTTACCACCACCCAGGCTGTGGTGGGACAACATTAGCTATGCATATCCTTTGGGATCTCCGGAAACGATTCAGGTGTGctgttctgaaaaacaaaccaagtgaTTTTGGAACACAGCTAACAACTTTACTCACCTGTGGAGCAAACAATGACTCAGGCTATTTACCAGTGTTACTTCTTGTGGATGATTTTGAAGagcaagaaaatgtttattttctgcagaaagaaattcagGCGGCtataacagaaaaatgcattcgGTATGTAACTCCTTTAGTGATCATTCTAAACTGCATGAGATCTCAGAATCCTGATGAAAGTTCAACAATCAATTTCTTgaacagtatttctttaaaacatatgCTTTCTCAAAAAGAGCAAAGGGCCTTTGATCAGAAACTAAAATGTATTGAAAAGGTGCATACAAATCCTGAAAATTTCTATTCATTTATGattatgaagaaaaactttGATCCAAAGTACATAGAAAAAGTGGTAAAAAATACCTTGTGTAACTTGAATACTGCCTCTAAACCAGCACAACTTGTTTGCTATCTGACACTGTTAAACTCATATGTAAGAACATCTACAGTTTCAATATCACTATGTGAAGAATTCTTAGGAATTAATTCTCAAGAGATTGGCTGCAGTAAAGACAAATTGATAGAAAAGATGGGAATTTGTTCCAATATTCTAATATATAATCAGGTACACAAATACACGACATACAAAGGTCTTCGTATCATTCACCCATTGATAGCATCTCACTGCCTAACAGAATTGAAACTAACCTATGACTTGCCTAAAAGTGAAATTACATTGCAGTTATTGAAAGAAGACTTATTTTATAAGACTTCATTAAAGCAAGACGAACTTACTCATGATATACAAACCCTGCTGATTACTAGGCAGCGCAAGGAACATGGCGATGAGTCAGACACATTGTTTTCCCCCTTAATTGAAGCCATTCATAGGGAAGAGAAGTGTGGTAATGTGGAATATGTGTTAAAAGAAGCATCCGCTAGATTTGAGCAAAATGGTTACATTTGCCAAGCGTTAGCAAGATACTTCTacattaaagaaaggaaatttgaCTCTGCATTATACTGGGCCAAAGAAGCCAAACAAAGAGCACAACACAATTCATACATATCAGATACACTAGGTCAAGTCTTCAAAAGTAAGCTAAGATACTATGTAGAGTGCAAGGCAAAGAGCACAGTCCTGACAGCTGAGGAACTGAAGCACTTGCTAGAGCTTGCTGAGAATGCTTCACAGGCTTTCAGAGAATCTCAGTGGCAAGCTGAAAATGCGGACAATGTACAATATTCACAGCATCaaaagcttaaaagaaaatttcaaatataCAATACTGCTGGTTATCAAGGAGAGATAGAAACTTGTCTTTATGTTATTGATGTCCTTTGGCATGTTCcttttttcaacaaaaaagaCTTACAGTGTAGAAAAAATATGACAAAGTATCTATCAGGAAATAGTGTTTTGAATGTAGATAACCCTAACACAGAGGGTGAAATGTTCAAGGTTCTTGAGCATTATTCCAGCTTTTTATGTCATTTGCGATCACGGTTGAAAAGGGCATTTGACTTTTTTGAAAACTACttcatgtttttcaaaacacagaccaatgaaaaagaaattgtagaCGCAAAATTGTATGAGAAGTTTCAAGAACGTTTTaccaaatacacagaaatattttgtgatttcagttttgagcaACTGAAAAGTACACAGGTCTCAAAGTGGTCTATGTCTCAGTATATAGAAGCATACAGAGACACTGTGGAGGCCTCCAGAGCAGGCtcattttctggcattttggAATACCtccacagaaatcacagaaatgcTGACAGAGAAATAGAAGACATAGTAGAAGCATATGCATTTTTGTGCGAGGAGGATGTACAAGCAACACTGAAAGACAAACAGAATTTGATTTTGGCAAATGTTGTTCTGAACTGCATTAAACCTAAATCTGTTAAGTTACATCCTTCTAAGGTGCTGAGAAGTCTGCTTCTAAGCATTCTACAGGAAGTGAAACCAACTTCTCAGTATGTAGAGCCTTTCTTCCTAGCCTCCTTGTTGTTCTGGCCCCAAAATAGAAAAGAACTAAATGAAGATTCCAGGAAAATGGAAACTTTTGTTAGACGCTTAAGTGAGTCTTTCAAAAAGCTCTATGGAACCCTGTGTCGTTCCAGGCAACCTCTTACTCTTTTCTATCTGGCAAAAGGCAGTGGCCTGAACAGATTTgttcacaaaggaaaaatagatCAGCTTTTTAGTTCACTTTCAGAACAGGAACTGAATTCCCTCTGGCAGAGTGGAAATATCTGGAAGGAACAAGCTGTTCAAGATCTTTTGCTTCCTTTGGATGGAAGAGCTGAAGGTAATGTTATCTACGTAGACTATGGCAGCAATGAAACCTTTAGGATACCAGTGCAGCCTGTTCCTTCATGCCTATTGAAAAATGGCCCAAATATAGAAGGAGTGTCTTTCTACCTTGGGTTTTCCATTGCTGGTCTCCTGGCATACAACATACAAAGTCTGTCATTAAAACAATAG